A single genomic interval of Staphylococcus hyicus harbors:
- the cysS gene encoding cysteine--tRNA ligase, translated as MITLYNTLTRQKEPFKPLEPGKVKMYVCGPTVYNYIHIGNARPAINYDVVRRYFEYKGYEVDYVSNFTDVDDKLIKRSQELGETVPEIADRYIKAFHEDTEALNIKKATSNPRVMDHMDDIIKFIKNLVDQGYAYESGGDVYFRTRKFEDYGKLSHQSLNDLKVGARIEQGEQKEDALDFTLWKKAKPGEISWESPFGEGRPGWHIECSVMAFEKLGPTIDIHAGGSDLQFPHHENEIAQSEAHNHAPFANYWMHNGFINIDNEKMSKSLGNFILVHDIIKEVDPDVLRFFMISVHYRSPINYNIELVEAARSGLERIRNSYQSLTERETIATDLTEDHQFLEQIEATLAQFEKVMDDDFNTANAITAWYDLVKLANKYLLENQTSTKVIARFKEVFEIFSDVLGVPLASRNANALLDEEVEKLIEERNEARKAKNFARADEIRDQLKAQNIILEDTPQGVRYKRG; from the coding sequence ATGATTACATTATATAATACACTGACACGACAAAAAGAACCGTTTAAACCTTTAGAACCTGGAAAAGTAAAAATGTATGTCTGCGGCCCAACCGTATATAACTACATTCATATCGGAAATGCGAGGCCTGCTATCAATTATGATGTTGTGCGTCGCTACTTTGAATATAAAGGGTACGAGGTTGATTATGTTTCAAACTTCACTGACGTAGATGACAAATTAATCAAACGCTCACAAGAATTAGGTGAAACCGTACCTGAAATTGCAGATCGTTATATTAAAGCATTTCATGAGGATACAGAAGCGTTAAATATAAAAAAAGCAACATCCAACCCACGCGTCATGGACCACATGGATGATATCATTAAATTTATTAAGAATTTAGTAGACCAAGGGTATGCCTATGAAAGTGGCGGAGATGTGTATTTCCGCACACGTAAATTTGAAGATTACGGTAAACTCAGTCACCAATCTTTAAATGATTTAAAAGTGGGCGCGCGTATTGAACAAGGTGAACAAAAAGAAGACGCATTAGATTTCACGTTATGGAAAAAGGCAAAACCAGGTGAAATCAGTTGGGAAAGTCCATTCGGAGAAGGTCGTCCGGGCTGGCACATCGAATGTTCTGTTATGGCTTTTGAAAAATTAGGTCCAACCATTGACATTCACGCAGGAGGCAGTGATTTACAATTTCCACATCATGAGAACGAAATTGCACAATCTGAAGCCCACAACCATGCTCCTTTTGCCAACTATTGGATGCATAACGGCTTTATCAATATCGATAATGAAAAAATGAGTAAATCACTTGGTAACTTTATTTTAGTGCATGACATCATTAAAGAAGTTGACCCAGATGTCTTACGTTTCTTCATGATTAGTGTACATTATCGTAGTCCAATCAATTACAATATCGAATTGGTTGAAGCAGCGCGTAGTGGTTTAGAGCGCATTCGTAATAGTTACCAGTCACTCACTGAACGCGAAACCATTGCCACAGACTTAACAGAAGATCATCAATTTTTAGAACAAATTGAAGCAACGTTAGCTCAATTTGAAAAAGTGATGGACGATGATTTTAATACAGCGAATGCGATTACGGCTTGGTATGATTTAGTCAAATTAGCGAATAAATATTTGCTTGAAAATCAAACATCTACAAAAGTGATTGCGCGTTTCAAAGAAGTTTTTGAAATCTTTAGTGACGTATTAGGCGTACCATTAGCATCTCGAAATGCGAACGCATTATTAGATGAAGAGGTTGAGAAACTAATTGAAGAACGTAATGAAGCGCGAAAAGCAAAGAATTTTGCACGTGCCGATGAAATTCGCGATCAATTAAAGGCGCAAAATATCATCTTAGAGGATACGCCACAAGGTGTGAGATATAAACGTGGATAA
- the ispF gene encoding 2-C-methyl-D-erythritol 2,4-cyclodiphosphate synthase: MFRVGLGYDVHAFDEHRPLIIGGIEVPHTKGLKGHSDADVLLHAITDAMLGACALGDIGKLFPDTDPAFKDADSKQLLVEAYAAVKKEGFIMNNVDATIIAEKPKFRPHIDTMCQVIADLFEVEIGRVNVKATTSEKLGFTGREEGIAAQAIISLTQK; this comes from the coding sequence ATGTTTAGAGTAGGATTGGGTTATGATGTACATGCGTTTGATGAACATAGACCATTGATTATTGGTGGGATTGAAGTACCACATACGAAAGGACTCAAAGGACATAGCGATGCGGATGTGTTATTACATGCGATTACAGATGCGATGTTAGGTGCATGTGCTTTAGGAGATATTGGCAAGTTATTCCCAGACACGGATCCAGCATTTAAAGATGCGGATTCAAAACAATTACTTGTTGAGGCTTATGCTGCAGTAAAAAAAGAAGGTTTCATCATGAATAATGTTGATGCAACTATTATTGCCGAAAAACCTAAATTCCGACCGCACATCGATACGATGTGTCAAGTGATTGCAGATTTATTCGAAGTGGAGATTGGGCGCGTTAATGTTAAAGCGACTACGAGTGAAAAGCTGGGATTTACAGGGCGTGAAGAAGGCATCGCAGCACAAGCCATTATCTCTTTGACGCAAAAATAG
- a CDS encoding Mini-ribonuclease 3 — MDKSLNAKLLNPLSLAYVGDAVLDQHVRTHIILKQQSKPNRLHQAATRFVSAKSQAATLEVLLAGDWFTESELDVLKRGRNAKSYTKAKNTDIQTYRKSSALEAVIGYLYLDGQHERVTALLNKIVFIVEERS, encoded by the coding sequence GTGGATAAATCGTTAAACGCTAAATTGTTAAATCCGTTATCCTTAGCTTATGTTGGTGATGCGGTGTTAGATCAGCATGTACGGACGCATATCATTTTGAAACAACAAAGCAAACCGAACCGGCTACATCAAGCAGCAACACGTTTTGTGTCTGCTAAAAGTCAAGCAGCGACGTTAGAGGTACTACTAGCTGGTGATTGGTTTACAGAATCAGAATTAGACGTTTTAAAGCGCGGTCGTAATGCTAAAAGTTATACGAAAGCAAAAAATACAGATATTCAAACATATCGTAAAAGTTCAGCATTAGAAGCGGTCATCGGCTATTTATATTTAGATGGTCAACATGAACGTGTCACAGCTTTATTAAATAAAATCGTATTCATCGTTGAAGAAAGGAGTTGA
- the radA gene encoding DNA repair protein RadA produces MAKKKITFECTACGYQSPKWMGKCPNCGAWNSMEESLEQKVAHPKHGVRTQKSTHAKVQTLNEIKNEKTPRILTNSDEFNRVLGGGIVQGSLVLIGGDPGIGKSTLLLQMCAALSKKKKVLYITGEESLNQTKLRADRLDEDASALNVFAETDLEVIHEAVKKVEPELIVVDSIQTIYHPEISSAPGSVSQVRESTQSLMHIAKQMNIATFIVGHVTKEGQIAGPRLLEHMVDTVLYFEGDEHHAYRILRAVKNRFGSTNEMGIFEMKQAGLKSVPNPSEMFLEERSTNVPGSTIVATMEGTRPLLIEVQALVTPTTFNNPRRMATGIDHNRLSLLMAVLEKKEGYLLQQQDAYIKVAGGVKLSEPAVDLGIIIATASSFKDQAVDGLDCFIGEVGLTGEVRRVSRIEQRVQEAAKLGFKRVIIPKTNIGGWTFPENIEVIGVTSTHEALKYALKQR; encoded by the coding sequence GTGGCCAAAAAAAAGATTACATTTGAGTGTACTGCATGTGGATATCAGTCTCCAAAATGGATGGGGAAATGTCCAAATTGCGGTGCATGGAATTCAATGGAGGAATCATTAGAACAAAAAGTAGCACATCCAAAACATGGTGTGCGTACACAAAAATCGACACATGCGAAAGTACAAACGTTAAATGAAATTAAAAATGAAAAAACACCACGCATTCTTACAAATAGTGATGAGTTTAATCGTGTACTTGGAGGCGGTATTGTTCAGGGTTCTCTCGTATTGATCGGTGGCGACCCAGGTATCGGTAAATCCACACTACTCCTTCAAATGTGTGCTGCGTTATCAAAGAAGAAAAAAGTGCTTTATATTACTGGCGAAGAATCACTGAACCAAACCAAATTACGTGCAGACCGTTTGGATGAAGATGCCAGTGCGTTGAATGTATTTGCAGAAACAGACCTTGAAGTGATTCACGAGGCAGTTAAAAAAGTAGAACCTGAGTTAATCGTCGTGGATTCTATTCAAACGATATACCATCCTGAAATTAGTTCTGCACCAGGATCGGTGTCCCAAGTGAGAGAAAGTACTCAAAGTCTGATGCATATTGCGAAACAAATGAATATCGCCACATTTATAGTTGGGCATGTGACGAAAGAAGGTCAAATCGCTGGACCGAGATTGTTAGAACATATGGTGGATACGGTGTTGTATTTCGAAGGAGACGAACATCATGCGTATCGTATTTTACGTGCCGTTAAAAATCGTTTTGGCTCAACGAATGAAATGGGTATTTTTGAAATGAAGCAAGCTGGTTTAAAAAGTGTTCCAAATCCCTCTGAAATGTTTTTAGAAGAGCGTTCAACGAATGTGCCAGGGTCGACGATTGTTGCGACGATGGAAGGGACACGCCCTTTACTTATTGAAGTGCAAGCGTTAGTTACACCTACAACATTTAACAACCCAAGACGCATGGCCACAGGGATAGATCATAACCGTCTTAGTTTATTAATGGCTGTGTTAGAGAAAAAAGAGGGGTATTTATTACAACAACAGGATGCATATATTAAAGTTGCAGGTGGTGTCAAATTAAGTGAGCCCGCTGTGGATTTAGGTATCATTATTGCGACAGCTTCAAGTTTTAAAGATCAAGCAGTTGACGGATTAGATTGTTTTATTGGTGAAGTTGGCTTAACTGGCGAAGTACGCAGAGTGTCACGTATCGAGCAACGTGTACAAGAAGCGGCGAAGTTAGGTTTTAAACGTGTCATTATCCCAAAAACCAATATCGGTGGATGGACATTTCCAGAAAATATAGAAGTTATCGGTGTGACTTCAACACATGAAGCTTTAAAATATGCCTTAAAACAGAGATAA
- a CDS encoding NYN domain-containing protein → MIDYYVIIDGYNMIGQSPELSRYAKENLEEAREQLLIAISNYNAHIKGKVICVFDAYDTDAPQTETVYHGVNVIFTKENETADSFIERYVYNIYNKYTTHITVVTSDMSEQHAIFGTGAYRMSSREMWRDLKENENHVSQSMSSFEARKPRTRIQLSDDVLSEFEKIRRGQPKKR, encoded by the coding sequence ATGATTGATTATTATGTGATTATTGACGGCTATAACATGATTGGTCAATCCCCTGAGTTAAGTCGCTATGCGAAAGAAAATTTAGAAGAAGCAAGAGAACAATTGCTTATTGCGATATCAAATTACAATGCACATATAAAAGGCAAAGTGATTTGTGTATTTGATGCCTATGATACGGATGCACCCCAAACCGAGACGGTTTATCATGGGGTAAACGTTATTTTCACGAAAGAAAACGAAACAGCAGATAGTTTTATTGAACGTTATGTTTATAATATCTACAACAAATACACGACGCATATTACTGTTGTGACAAGTGATATGAGTGAACAACATGCAATATTTGGTACGGGCGCCTACCGCATGTCCTCAAGAGAAATGTGGCGTGACCTAAAAGAAAACGAAAATCACGTTTCACAATCAATGTCATCGTTTGAAGCGCGTAAACCTAGAACGCGTATTCAATTATCAGATGATGTATTGTCAGAATTTGAAAAAATTAGACGTGGCCAACCCAAAAAGCGTTAA
- the rlmB gene encoding 23S rRNA (guanosine(2251)-2'-O)-methyltransferase RlmB, whose protein sequence is METEVIVGRHAVREAIQTGHAINKVLIQEGVKKQQIEDILNSAKSQKLVVQTVPKSKLDQIANAPHQGVAAYVAPYEYVALDDFLAKQAQKETLSTVIILDGLEDPHNLGSILRTADATGVDGIIIPKRRSVALTQTVAKASTGAIQHVPVIRVTNLSQTIDTLKDQGYWVAGAEANNATDYRNMQADMPLALVIGSEGQGMSKRVKDKCDFYIKIPMVGHVNSLNASVAASLLMYEVLRKRTPIGGDNA, encoded by the coding sequence ATGGAAACTGAAGTAATTGTAGGACGCCATGCAGTAAGAGAAGCGATTCAAACAGGGCACGCCATTAACAAAGTGCTCATTCAAGAAGGCGTAAAAAAGCAACAGATTGAAGATATTTTAAATTCTGCAAAATCTCAAAAACTGGTTGTACAAACGGTTCCTAAATCAAAATTAGATCAAATCGCAAATGCGCCTCATCAAGGTGTAGCTGCGTATGTTGCACCATATGAATATGTAGCGTTAGATGATTTCTTGGCTAAACAAGCGCAAAAAGAGACGTTATCAACAGTCATTATTTTAGATGGTCTAGAAGATCCGCATAACTTAGGATCGATTTTAAGAACGGCGGATGCAACTGGTGTAGATGGCATTATCATTCCAAAGAGACGTTCGGTGGCGTTAACGCAAACAGTTGCTAAAGCATCTACAGGTGCGATTCAACACGTCCCAGTCATACGTGTGACGAATTTATCACAAACCATTGATACGTTGAAAGACCAAGGTTACTGGGTGGCAGGTGCCGAAGCGAATAATGCGACGGATTACCGTAACATGCAAGCGGATATGCCCCTAGCATTGGTCATTGGTAGTGAAGGCCAAGGGATGAGTAAGCGCGTCAAAGATAAGTGTGATTTTTACATTAAAATACCTATGGTGGGTCATGTGAATAGTTTAAATGCCTCTGTCGCAGCGAGCTTATTAATGTATGAAGTGTTACGTAAACGCACGCCCATTGGTGGTGACAACGCATAA
- a CDS encoding PIN/TRAM domain-containing protein translates to MDFVKFLVVISYMIIGSVLGLFLIPELLVDFHLNHPPILDNNYVTAFIGMVVFFLIFGWFIPRIANMLKNIEQFILSYSAIEIIFATIGLFTGLTISVMISFILEFIGTNFINRIVPLIITLLLGYLGFQFGLKKRDEMLLFLPENMARSMSINARNAVPKIIDTSAIIDGRIYKIMEAGFIDGEILIPQGVINELQVVADANDSIKRDKGRRGLEILNAIHDSKHPTRIIYPQKSHHDIDDLIVKLAQHFRAHVITTDYNLNRVCAIQDIKVLNVNDLSDAIKPEVHQGDRFELMITKVGKEPGQGVGYFEDGTMVVVDDAKQHINETLELEVISMLQTASGRIIFAKKVEE, encoded by the coding sequence ATGGATTTTGTAAAATTTCTGGTAGTCATATCGTACATGATTATAGGTAGTGTATTAGGATTGTTTTTAATTCCTGAGCTACTTGTGGATTTTCATCTCAATCATCCACCTATTTTAGATAATAATTATGTGACAGCATTTATTGGTATGGTCGTTTTCTTTCTTATATTTGGTTGGTTTATACCGCGCATCGCCAATATGCTGAAAAATATAGAACAATTTATTTTAAGTTACAGTGCAATAGAGATCATTTTCGCAACAATAGGTTTGTTTACAGGATTAACAATTTCAGTCATGATTTCATTTATTTTAGAATTTATCGGTACGAATTTTATCAATCGCATTGTACCGCTCATCATTACGTTATTACTCGGTTACCTCGGGTTTCAATTTGGTTTGAAAAAACGTGACGAAATGCTTCTGTTTTTACCAGAAAACATGGCGCGTTCAATGTCCATTAACGCTCGGAATGCAGTGCCTAAAATCATTGATACCAGTGCCATTATTGATGGACGCATCTATAAAATTATGGAAGCAGGCTTTATTGATGGTGAGATTTTAATTCCTCAAGGCGTCATCAATGAGCTTCAAGTCGTTGCCGATGCCAATGACAGTATTAAACGCGATAAGGGGCGTAGAGGTTTAGAAATTTTAAATGCGATACATGACTCCAAACACCCGACGCGTATCATTTATCCTCAAAAAAGTCATCATGATATTGATGACCTCATTGTGAAGTTAGCGCAACACTTTCGTGCGCATGTTATTACAACGGATTACAATTTAAATCGGGTTTGTGCGATTCAAGATATTAAAGTACTCAATGTAAATGATTTATCTGATGCGATAAAACCAGAAGTACATCAAGGTGATCGTTTTGAATTGATGATCACGAAAGTTGGCAAGGAACCTGGTCAAGGGGTAGGGTATTTTGAAGATGGCACTATGGTTGTGGTTGATGATGCGAAACAACATATCAATGAAACTTTAGAATTAGAAGTGATTAGTATGCTTCAAACTGCGTCAGGCCGTATTATTTTTGCTAAAAAGGTGGAGGAATAA
- the gltX gene encoding glutamate--tRNA ligase, which translates to MSNRVRVRYAPSPTGYLHIGNARTALFNYLFAKHYDGDFVIRIEDTDTKRNLEDGETSQFDNLKWLGLDWDESVDQDKGYGPYRQSERGHIYQPLIDQLLAEDKAYKCYMTEEELEAEREAQIARGEMPRYGGQHAHLTEEERQQFEAEGRQPSIRFRVPQNKTYRFEDMVKGDVSFESDNFGDWVIVKKDGIPTYNFAVAVDDHYMEISDVIRGDDHISNTPKQLMIYEAFGWEPPRFGHMTLIVNEQRKKLSKRDGQILQFIEQYRDLGYLPEALFNFIGLLGWSPEGEEEIFSKDEFIKIFTEKRLSKSPAFFDKQKLEWINNQYMKEKDTDTVFEMTLPHMIKAGLLPESPSEAELDWGRKLVALYQEQMCYAGEIVPLSELFFRDEKELDEASQEVLNGEQVPELMRALYSKLETLEPFEAADIKKTIKAVQKETGIKGKQLFMPIRVAVTGQMHGPELPNTMEVLGKEKVLTRLKQLL; encoded by the coding sequence ATGAGTAACCGAGTAAGAGTAAGATATGCACCAAGTCCAACAGGCTACTTGCATATTGGTAATGCACGTACTGCATTATTTAACTATTTATTCGCTAAACATTACGATGGAGACTTTGTGATTCGTATTGAAGATACAGATACGAAACGTAATCTAGAAGATGGCGAAACGTCTCAGTTTGATAACTTAAAATGGTTAGGATTAGATTGGGATGAATCTGTAGATCAAGATAAAGGCTACGGTCCTTACCGCCAATCTGAACGTGGCCACATTTATCAACCGTTAATTGATCAATTATTAGCTGAAGATAAAGCGTATAAATGTTATATGACTGAAGAAGAATTAGAAGCAGAACGTGAAGCGCAAATTGCACGCGGAGAAATGCCACGTTATGGTGGTCAACATGCGCATTTAACTGAAGAAGAGCGTCAACAATTTGAAGCGGAAGGACGTCAACCTTCAATCCGTTTCCGTGTACCTCAAAATAAAACATATCGATTTGAGGATATGGTTAAAGGCGATGTTTCATTTGAATCTGATAATTTTGGCGATTGGGTTATCGTTAAAAAAGATGGTATTCCAACATACAACTTTGCGGTTGCTGTCGATGATCATTATATGGAAATCTCAGACGTTATTCGCGGAGATGATCACATCTCTAACACGCCTAAACAATTAATGATTTATGAGGCATTTGGTTGGGAACCACCACGTTTTGGACATATGACATTGATTGTAAATGAGCAACGTAAAAAATTAAGTAAACGTGATGGGCAAATTTTACAGTTCATAGAACAATATCGTGATTTAGGCTATTTACCAGAAGCGTTATTTAATTTTATTGGTTTATTAGGTTGGTCTCCTGAAGGTGAAGAAGAAATCTTTAGTAAGGATGAATTTATTAAGATTTTCACTGAGAAACGTTTATCAAAATCGCCTGCCTTTTTCGATAAACAAAAGTTAGAATGGATAAACAACCAATATATGAAAGAAAAAGATACAGATACGGTATTCGAAATGACATTACCGCATATGATTAAAGCAGGTTTATTACCAGAATCTCCTTCTGAAGCAGAGTTAGATTGGGGACGTAAGCTAGTAGCATTGTATCAAGAGCAAATGTGTTATGCAGGCGAAATCGTACCTTTATCAGAATTATTCTTCCGAGATGAGAAAGAGTTAGATGAAGCGTCTCAAGAAGTATTGAATGGCGAACAAGTGCCTGAATTAATGCGCGCGTTGTATAGTAAACTTGAAACGTTAGAACCGTTTGAAGCAGCTGACATTAAGAAAACCATTAAAGCTGTTCAAAAAGAAACAGGTATCAAAGGAAAACAACTCTTTATGCCAATTCGTGTGGCCGTGACTGGACAAATGCATGGACCAGAATTACCAAATACGATGGAAGTATTAGGCAAAGAGAAAGTGTTAACGCGTTTAAAACAATTATTGTAA
- the cysE gene encoding serine O-acetyltransferase — translation MDDVKMVFEQDPAARSTFEVITTYAGLHAVWSHLIAHRLYNKKHYTLARTISQISRFFTGIEIHPGAKIGRRLFIDHGMGVVIGETCTIGDNVTIYQGVTLGGTGKEKGKRHPDIGDNVLIAAGSKVLGNIKIASNVNIGANSVVLRDVPSYTTVVGIPGRIVRQDGQRIGKTFDHLNLPDPIYEQLKQLERQLEQTKNGEIKDDYII, via the coding sequence ATGGATGATGTAAAGATGGTTTTTGAACAAGACCCCGCAGCACGCTCTACGTTTGAAGTCATTACCACGTATGCTGGATTACATGCCGTATGGTCCCATTTAATTGCACATCGTCTATACAATAAAAAACACTATACGTTAGCGCGGACGATTTCTCAGATTTCACGGTTTTTTACCGGCATTGAAATACACCCTGGCGCTAAAATTGGGCGCCGTTTATTTATCGATCACGGCATGGGTGTGGTGATCGGTGAAACATGCACGATTGGTGATAACGTGACGATTTATCAAGGTGTGACACTTGGAGGGACTGGTAAAGAAAAAGGCAAACGTCATCCAGATATTGGGGACAATGTCCTAATCGCAGCAGGTTCAAAAGTGTTGGGGAATATAAAAATTGCTTCAAACGTCAATATTGGTGCGAATTCAGTTGTATTAAGAGATGTACCGAGTTACACAACAGTTGTAGGTATACCTGGACGCATTGTCCGTCAAGATGGCCAACGCATTGGTAAAACGTTTGACCACCTCAATTTACCTGACCCTATTTATGAACAATTAAAGCAACTCGAACGACAACTGGAACAAACTAAAAATGGAGAGATCAAAGATGATTACATTATATAA
- a CDS encoding sigma-70 family RNA polymerase sigma factor, whose protein sequence is MTLNPISEVERQQLIKELKAHRPDALRELIAVVRRCAQVVLRDFRITPQDFEDIVQESIWSIYQKVCHPDFHMNIPLEHYINKTLFYKKMDHRRKRVYYQSFISHMIEDVSMQYHQKTYRHHMSLTLNECLEYVKNSAQTLSAFELKVLYYLIDEWVPNEIAQQLNVPVKRVYNAIYRLRRKLHMLKQSE, encoded by the coding sequence ATGACTTTAAATCCTATCAGTGAAGTTGAACGCCAGCAATTGATTAAAGAGCTCAAAGCCCATCGTCCCGACGCATTACGAGAATTGATAGCGGTGGTGCGCCGATGTGCGCAGGTCGTTCTGCGAGACTTTCGCATCACCCCGCAAGATTTTGAAGATATCGTTCAAGAGTCGATTTGGTCGATTTATCAAAAAGTATGTCATCCTGATTTTCATATGAACATTCCATTAGAACATTACATTAATAAAACGCTTTTCTATAAAAAGATGGATCATCGTCGTAAACGTGTGTACTATCAATCGTTCATTTCACATATGATTGAGGACGTTTCGATGCAATATCATCAGAAAACGTATCGTCACCATATGTCGCTAACGCTTAATGAATGCTTAGAATATGTTAAAAATTCAGCGCAAACGTTAAGTGCATTTGAACTCAAAGTGCTTTATTATTTAATTGACGAATGGGTTCCAAATGAAATTGCACAACAACTCAATGTACCAGTTAAGCGGGTTTACAATGCAATTTATAGACTTAGACGAAAGTTGCATATGTTAAAACAAAGCGAGTAA
- the ispD gene encoding 2-C-methyl-D-erythritol 4-phosphate cytidylyltransferase: MQSYHVIIPAAGKGTRMKREFNKLFIKLETMTILEHTLTAFQSDAACKGIYLAIHPRDRERMTAICAQFDKIKAIVDGGDTRQESIYNVLKQCHLDAQDVVFVHDGARPFISHHIIRQLSEGVREYGAAIVGVKAKDTIKVVERGVVVQTLNRALLWQVQTPQGATYDMLMKAYDKADQEHFEGTDDASLLENAGQVIHIVEGEYDNIKITTEEDLWVGRAFLEKRRNQHV, encoded by the coding sequence ATGCAAAGTTATCACGTTATTATTCCAGCAGCAGGTAAAGGTACACGTATGAAACGTGAATTTAATAAGTTGTTCATTAAATTAGAAACGATGACAATACTTGAACATACACTTACAGCTTTTCAATCGGATGCAGCGTGTAAAGGAATTTATTTAGCGATTCATCCTAGAGATCGTGAGCGTATGACGGCCATTTGTGCGCAGTTTGATAAAATTAAGGCGATAGTAGATGGCGGCGATACACGTCAAGAGAGTATTTATAACGTACTTAAACAATGTCATTTGGATGCTCAAGATGTTGTGTTTGTTCATGATGGCGCACGTCCTTTTATCTCACATCACATCATCCGTCAATTAAGTGAGGGTGTTCGTGAGTATGGTGCAGCTATAGTCGGTGTGAAAGCGAAAGATACAATTAAAGTCGTTGAAAGAGGCGTGGTTGTTCAAACTTTAAATCGTGCATTATTGTGGCAAGTGCAAACACCTCAAGGTGCAACATATGATATGTTGATGAAGGCGTATGACAAGGCAGATCAAGAGCATTTTGAAGGGACAGACGATGCGTCGCTATTAGAAAATGCAGGACAAGTTATACATATTGTTGAAGGAGAATATGACAATATTAAAATAACGACTGAAGAGGACTTATGGGTAGGTCGCGCATTTTTAGAGAAAAGGAGAAATCAACATGTTTAG